The proteins below come from a single Prosthecobacter sp. SYSU 5D2 genomic window:
- the phoU gene encoding phosphate signaling complex protein PhoU — protein sequence MSTFDQALNRLREQVLTMASIARRNLASSMRGLLERNTDLCNAAIAADQDVNELEKEIDHLGMQILLKFQPTAHDLRQVMGTIRVANNLERISDQASSIAKRARAINLLPEIPELNLIQPVYHLCARNLEASIQAFTDADPESAAASRLLDKELDAAEKSVDQSLLRVMEARQAPLEGYLHLIFVARFLERVGDHAKNICEDTIFIERAEDVRFIKNKRPEPQP from the coding sequence TTGTCCACCTTTGATCAAGCCCTCAACCGCCTGCGTGAGCAGGTGCTCACCATGGCCAGCATTGCCCGGCGCAATCTCGCCAGTTCCATGCGCGGCCTGCTGGAGCGGAACACCGACCTTTGCAATGCAGCCATTGCCGCCGATCAGGACGTCAATGAACTCGAAAAGGAAATTGACCACCTGGGGATGCAGATCCTGCTGAAATTTCAGCCGACGGCGCACGATCTCCGCCAGGTGATGGGGACCATCCGCGTGGCCAACAACCTGGAGCGGATTTCCGACCAGGCCAGCAGCATCGCCAAACGGGCCCGCGCCATCAACCTGCTGCCGGAAATCCCCGAGCTGAATCTGATCCAGCCGGTTTATCATCTCTGCGCCCGCAATCTGGAGGCAAGCATTCAGGCCTTCACCGATGCAGATCCGGAGTCCGCTGCCGCCAGCCGGCTGCTGGACAAGGAGCTGGATGCCGCCGAAAAGTCTGTGGACCAGTCCCTGCTCCGAGTGATGGAAGCCCGCCAGGCCCCGCTGGAAGGTTATCTGCACCTGATTTTTGTAGCCCGTTTTCTCGAACGGGTCGGCGACCATGCCAAGAATATTTGTGAAGACACCATTTTCATCGAGCGGGCAGAAGATGTGCGGTTTATCAAAAACAAGCGTCCGGAACCGCAGCCCTGA
- a CDS encoding UDP-2,3-diacylglucosamine diphosphatase, translating to MPEDPEEPSDAPAIPGKNKTKLRARTVFISDVHLGMPDCKAAQASHFIRNIHCDKLVLNGDIIDVWHLKRLGGWSKAHTHFIRTVLKKMEKENTQIIYLRGNHDDILDRFIPIQLDNFLITDEHIHKTRRGDYLVVHGDGFDHVTTNHPWIAKLGGIGYNLLLRINRAYNWYRRVRGKESFSLSRWVKLKVKSAVSFVGKYEEQLQELAKAKGCKGIICGHIHSPANKLVGETHYLNSGDWVESLTAIMEYDNGEFEVITYDQFCERTNREPKGDAVVAEVSNENILGVENVTVPM from the coding sequence ATGCCTGAAGACCCTGAAGAACCCTCCGATGCCCCGGCCATTCCAGGGAAAAACAAAACGAAGCTGCGAGCGCGCACTGTTTTCATTTCAGACGTCCACCTGGGCATGCCCGACTGCAAAGCTGCGCAGGCCTCTCACTTCATCCGCAACATCCACTGTGACAAGCTGGTCCTGAACGGAGATATCATTGATGTCTGGCATCTGAAACGCCTGGGCGGCTGGAGCAAAGCGCACACACACTTCATCCGCACCGTCCTGAAAAAGATGGAAAAGGAGAACACACAGATCATCTACCTGCGTGGCAACCACGATGACATTCTGGACCGGTTCATTCCTATCCAGCTGGACAATTTCCTCATCACTGATGAGCACATCCATAAAACCCGGCGGGGGGATTATCTGGTGGTGCACGGAGATGGCTTTGATCACGTCACCACCAACCATCCTTGGATCGCCAAGCTGGGCGGCATCGGCTACAACTTGCTGCTGCGGATCAACCGCGCCTATAACTGGTACCGGAGGGTGCGCGGTAAAGAAAGCTTTTCACTCAGCCGCTGGGTGAAGTTGAAAGTGAAGTCCGCCGTCAGCTTTGTGGGCAAATATGAGGAGCAGCTCCAGGAGCTGGCCAAGGCGAAAGGCTGCAAGGGCATCATCTGCGGCCACATCCACAGTCCTGCCAACAAGCTTGTTGGGGAGACACATTATCTAAATTCCGGCGACTGGGTGGAGTCCCTCACCGCCATCATGGAATACGACAACGGAGAATTTGAAGTCATCACCTATGACCAGTTTTGTGAGCGCACCAACCGCGAACCCAAAGGGGATGCAGTGGTGGCGGAAGTTTCAAACGAGAACATTTTAGGTGTCGAAAATGTCACCGTGCCCATGTAG
- a CDS encoding glycosyltransferase family 1 protein — protein MRFLLITDTFPPDINGVARTLATLAEGLKTRGHEVEVVTTLEADRDQKDESCKRHTVMAMPLPGYPGLRMGFTTTWQMLALYEEFKPDALYVATETPLGIAGIRAASKMGIPVVSGFHTNFQTYLEDYALPGLENVAQGLLRSIHNQTARTLTPSADTAAMLEKWGIHNVGVLGRGVNTELFDPARRDAALRKSWGADEQTPVAIYVGRVAAEKNLELLAKAFATFREAHPDSPCVVVGDGPKLKSLQADHPEFHYAGSRTGEELAAHYASGDVFVFPSITETFGNVVLEAMSSALMTVAFDYAAPRQLIQNGKNGLLAPFNDEAAFLNQVRAASVTWNDQPQRQAARQAAHRLGWQRVIEQFETELTQVIAEKTAKDLA, from the coding sequence ATGAGGTTCCTGCTCATCACTGACACATTCCCACCCGACATCAACGGGGTGGCCAGGACTCTTGCGACCCTGGCGGAGGGACTGAAAACGAGGGGCCATGAGGTGGAAGTCGTCACGACATTGGAAGCGGATCGTGACCAGAAGGACGAATCCTGCAAACGCCACACCGTCATGGCCATGCCCCTGCCTGGGTATCCCGGCTTGCGCATGGGGTTCACGACCACCTGGCAGATGCTGGCGCTATATGAGGAATTCAAACCGGATGCGCTTTATGTCGCCACGGAGACACCGCTGGGCATCGCAGGCATCCGCGCGGCCAGCAAGATGGGCATTCCCGTCGTCTCGGGATTCCATACGAATTTTCAAACTTATCTGGAGGATTACGCATTGCCTGGTCTGGAGAACGTAGCCCAGGGCCTGCTCCGCAGCATTCATAACCAGACCGCCCGCACGTTGACCCCGAGCGCCGATACAGCGGCCATGCTAGAAAAATGGGGCATTCACAATGTCGGCGTTTTGGGGCGCGGAGTGAATACTGAGTTATTTGACCCGGCACGTCGTGATGCCGCCCTGAGGAAAAGCTGGGGTGCGGATGAACAGACTCCAGTGGCCATTTATGTGGGCCGGGTGGCGGCGGAAAAGAACCTGGAACTTCTGGCCAAGGCCTTTGCCACCTTCCGCGAGGCGCACCCTGATTCACCCTGCGTGGTCGTTGGGGACGGTCCCAAGCTGAAGAGCCTGCAGGCAGACCATCCTGAATTTCACTATGCTGGATCCCGCACCGGGGAGGAGCTGGCGGCTCACTATGCCAGCGGAGATGTCTTTGTCTTTCCAAGCATCACAGAGACGTTTGGCAACGTCGTCCTCGAGGCGATGTCCAGTGCCTTGATGACCGTGGCTTTTGATTATGCCGCTCCGCGCCAGCTTATTCAAAATGGCAAAAATGGACTGCTGGCCCCGTTTAATGATGAAGCAGCGTTTCTGAACCAGGTGCGCGCTGCTTCTGTCACCTGGAATGACCAGCCCCAGCGGCAGGCTGCCCGGCAGGCTGCGCATCGCCTGGGCTGGCAGCGGGTAATCGAGCAATTTGAAACTGAACTTACCCAGGTCATAGCGGAAAAAACCGCCAAAGACCTGGCTTGA
- a CDS encoding response regulator transcription factor — translation MSKILVVDDEPDISELITLHLMREGHECVCITNGLQVMNAIIEQEPDLVVLDIMLPGQDGVTVFKRIRADSRTRSVPVIMLTARAQVTDKINGLELGADDYLTKPFSPRELSLRISAILRRTKKVTHVSEVKMGAFLLDRKNMKFFHNGQSIDLTTTEFKLLAVLLENVAAVHTRAELLREVWGYSDDVATRTLDTHIKRLREKLGEAGRHIITVRGTGYQFIPDASAVAANASVE, via the coding sequence ATGAGCAAAATCTTGGTAGTTGATGACGAGCCGGATATTTCGGAACTGATCACCCTGCATCTTATGCGTGAGGGACACGAATGTGTCTGCATCACCAATGGGCTGCAGGTCATGAATGCCATCATCGAACAGGAGCCGGATCTCGTCGTGCTGGACATCATGCTGCCAGGGCAGGACGGGGTGACGGTTTTTAAACGTATCCGTGCCGACAGCCGCACCCGCAGCGTGCCGGTCATCATGCTCACCGCACGGGCCCAGGTGACGGATAAAATCAACGGGCTGGAGCTGGGGGCGGATGATTATCTCACCAAACCCTTCTCTCCCCGTGAGCTTTCCTTGCGCATTTCAGCCATTCTCCGGCGCACTAAAAAGGTGACCCATGTCTCGGAAGTCAAGATGGGCGCCTTTTTGCTGGACCGCAAAAACATGAAGTTCTTCCACAACGGCCAGTCCATTGATTTGACCACTACTGAGTTCAAACTGCTGGCTGTGCTTTTGGAAAACGTGGCTGCCGTTCACACCCGTGCGGAACTCCTGCGAGAAGTCTGGGGCTATTCAGACGATGTCGCGACGCGCACTCTGGATACCCATATCAAACGCCTCCGTGAAAAGCTCGGTGAGGCCGGGCGCCATATCATCACGGTCCGGGGCACGGGGTATCAGTTCATTCCGGATGCCTCTGCCGTGGCTGCCAACGCATCAGTGGAATGA
- a CDS encoding ATP-binding protein codes for MTLTLLSLAFILLAAWAWRREQYWRRSVEQITRSAGLKIFEADKLAARFQGLMEAESSLNKEEYLRRLFESLLNEIRQGVVIVDNQQRIKFCNRTMGHLFHRASVHRGRTLLEEFADHQVSDTVHTALQNQRRTVKEIELSTSLASGAVNTRHYLIEAAPLPAKAEAGAWLMVYDITEQTLAEQVRKDFVANASHELRTPLTLINGYIETLQSGVIKDDAGMKHCLSVMEKHGKRIIRIIEDMLTISRLENGTSALNLESFTARACVQDALDHLAPMLEGRDTRLELDFPSDGGLMIGDRFYWDQVFTNLLENSLKENPNPGLVIHVKGQWFADHCLITIRDNGIGIPAHDLPFVFKRFFRGHKHHSPEIKGTGLGLSIVRRTVEAHGGTIELTSTPGVETAFKIRVPLAVQNAG; via the coding sequence ATGACCCTTACCTTGCTCAGTCTTGCCTTCATTCTGCTCGCAGCGTGGGCGTGGAGGCGTGAGCAATACTGGCGGCGGAGCGTGGAGCAGATCACCCGCTCGGCAGGGTTGAAGATCTTTGAGGCGGACAAGCTGGCGGCGCGCTTCCAAGGCCTGATGGAGGCGGAAAGCAGCCTCAACAAAGAAGAGTATCTGCGGCGGCTTTTTGAATCCCTGCTGAACGAAATCCGCCAGGGTGTGGTGATCGTGGACAACCAGCAGCGGATCAAGTTTTGCAACCGGACCATGGGCCATCTTTTTCATCGTGCCTCCGTGCATCGGGGGAGGACGCTTCTGGAGGAGTTTGCCGATCACCAGGTCAGCGATACCGTCCATACAGCTTTGCAAAACCAGCGGCGCACGGTGAAAGAAATCGAACTGAGCACCTCCCTCGCCTCGGGAGCGGTGAATACGCGTCATTATCTCATCGAGGCCGCACCCCTTCCCGCGAAAGCGGAGGCTGGAGCCTGGCTCATGGTCTATGACATCACCGAGCAGACCCTGGCCGAGCAGGTCAGGAAGGATTTTGTGGCGAACGCCTCCCATGAGCTGCGCACCCCGCTGACCCTTATCAACGGATACATCGAGACCCTGCAAAGCGGTGTGATCAAGGATGATGCCGGCATGAAACACTGCCTCAGTGTCATGGAAAAGCATGGCAAGCGCATCATTCGCATCATTGAGGACATGCTGACCATCTCCCGGCTGGAAAATGGTACCTCTGCGTTGAATTTGGAGTCTTTCACCGCCCGTGCCTGTGTTCAGGACGCGCTGGATCACCTGGCACCCATGCTGGAAGGACGGGACACCCGCCTGGAACTGGATTTCCCCTCCGACGGCGGTCTCATGATAGGTGACCGCTTTTACTGGGACCAGGTCTTCACCAACCTTCTGGAAAACTCACTCAAAGAAAACCCCAATCCCGGACTTGTCATCCATGTCAAAGGCCAGTGGTTTGCTGACCATTGCCTGATCACCATCCGTGACAATGGCATCGGCATTCCGGCCCACGATCTGCCGTTTGTTTTCAAAAGATTCTTCCGAGGCCACAAGCATCACTCCCCGGAAATCAAAGGCACGGGCCTGGGCCTTAGCATCGTCCGGCGTACCGTGGAAGCACACGGCGGAACGATCGAACTGACCAGTACTCCAGGAGTCGAGACTGCATTTAAAATCCGAGTGCCTCTGGCTGTGCAAAACGCAGGCTGA
- a CDS encoding right-handed parallel beta-helix repeat-containing protein, whose protein sequence is MRFAPLLCFLFTTAVTAADNDPVTVDATKYPTLQAAFDAVPVTGGLVILPPGKFEITEPLRIQTEDTRVVGAGAATCIVNKNEDGQPALILRPPNLDKDKKAKLWRVQLADFRIQGQEKSGDGIFAHGIQEIYLNGMSVDHNGAHGIHLLDCYEDPRITGCILTYNKKCGIEIINCHDIVVNANHFEENEDALHCTDSFNLCMNGNNIDDHLRHGVIIENTYGSVVSGNMIEECNGTAVILDRDCYGITLSANVIAHHLEGGIDLRDAHGCAVSANTFTIAHKFSVRVSKDSGRITLSANNFCNTYIGSGQDKRPAEGKTPMSIDEGTGILLEGASHCTISANTFSGLSTAAIWSTSACKGMLISQNLAADCGRKLAAGSAWFAVESDTPGFITNNLEAR, encoded by the coding sequence ATGCGCTTCGCTCCCCTGCTCTGCTTCCTGTTCACCACCGCCGTTACTGCTGCCGATAATGACCCCGTAACCGTGGATGCGACCAAGTATCCCACGCTCCAGGCGGCCTTCGATGCCGTACCGGTCACGGGAGGACTGGTGATCCTGCCCCCTGGGAAATTTGAGATCACCGAGCCCCTGCGCATCCAAACGGAGGATACGCGGGTGGTAGGAGCGGGTGCGGCGACGTGCATCGTCAATAAAAACGAAGACGGGCAGCCTGCGCTGATTTTGCGCCCCCCTAATCTGGACAAAGACAAAAAGGCCAAACTCTGGCGCGTCCAACTGGCTGATTTCCGCATCCAGGGCCAGGAGAAAAGCGGCGACGGGATCTTCGCCCACGGTATCCAGGAAATTTACCTCAACGGCATGTCAGTGGACCACAACGGCGCTCATGGCATCCATTTGCTGGACTGTTATGAAGACCCGCGCATCACCGGCTGCATCCTCACGTATAACAAAAAGTGCGGCATCGAGATCATCAACTGCCACGATATCGTCGTGAATGCGAACCACTTTGAAGAAAATGAAGATGCCCTGCACTGCACGGACTCCTTCAATCTGTGCATGAACGGCAACAACATTGACGACCACCTCCGGCACGGTGTGATCATTGAGAACACCTACGGCTCGGTGGTCAGCGGCAACATGATCGAGGAATGCAACGGCACCGCTGTCATCCTGGACCGTGACTGTTACGGCATCACCCTCAGCGCTAACGTCATTGCCCATCATCTTGAAGGCGGCATTGATCTCAGGGATGCCCATGGATGCGCCGTCAGTGCCAATACCTTCACCATCGCCCACAAATTCTCCGTGCGTGTCAGCAAAGATTCCGGCCGCATCACCCTTTCAGCGAACAATTTCTGCAACACCTACATCGGTTCAGGCCAGGACAAGCGTCCGGCGGAAGGCAAAACGCCGATGAGCATTGACGAAGGCACCGGCATTCTTTTGGAAGGCGCCTCCCATTGCACCATCAGCGCCAATACATTCAGCGGACTCTCCACGGCCGCCATCTGGAGCACTTCCGCCTGCAAAGGTATGCTTATTTCCCAAAACCTGGCTGCGGACTGCGGTCGTAAACTGGCAGCAGGCAGCGCATGGTTCGCGGTGGAATCAGACACTCCAGGTTTTATCACGAACAACCTGGAAGCGAGGTGA
- a CDS encoding sulfatase, with amino-acid sequence MLSSGRLFLLLLCFGAFPLQAATPKTRSAYGKPNVLFVIADDLKDYVGWMGGHPQARTPNMDRLAKMGMRFTNAHCNYALCNPSRTSLLTGMLPSSSGVFGNEQDWRRSVQVAGKPTLPEHFKNMGFATAAGGKIFHANHGGPDGRLTGWHGGRRGFEQDAVWETRFPEPGVQIPDLPVHTGQNFNGLDMWHWDWGQLNLPDELTDDGAVVTWASDYLKKKPRKPFFLSVGLYRPHSPWYVPQKYFDQFPLESIQLPEVKEDDLADVPAFAKGHDKPGSHHDLITQKDKWKEAVQAYLANIAFCDAMLGRLLDALASGPNAKNTIVVFTSDHGWYLGEKKMWHKGRLWEETTRVPLSIYAPGITQEDSVSDQPVSLIDLFPTFCDLVKVAKPEHLDGHSLLPLLRDPSAKTTGPAITTMGGGDRASYAARSDRWRYIRYADGSEEFYDHQNDPHEWNNLAGDPAHESVKQELAAYFPKEFKRASRPAAEVGVTPSADGGVHLKLQIGDELNAEESPNILGSGLFIDAAFEYNPRVDSDSTLVSQGGEQMGWSLHLVAGKPTLSILMDGKATSITGDGLTAGPCNVRAMIDADGLMSLAVPGRSEVLGPTPFPHGFPTQPKQGLSAGQSFGPLGAKAYPNSTPWDGSIQRLRVTITPPKETIAKPGN; translated from the coding sequence ATGCTTTCCTCCGGTCGACTTTTCCTCCTTCTCCTTTGTTTCGGAGCCTTCCCCCTCCAGGCTGCCACGCCGAAAACTCGTAGCGCCTATGGCAAGCCCAATGTGCTGTTTGTCATAGCCGATGATTTGAAGGATTATGTCGGTTGGATGGGCGGCCATCCGCAGGCCCGGACGCCGAACATGGACCGCCTGGCCAAAATGGGCATGCGTTTCACCAACGCCCACTGCAACTACGCCCTCTGCAATCCATCCCGCACCAGCCTGCTGACTGGCATGCTACCCTCCTCCAGCGGCGTCTTTGGCAATGAGCAGGACTGGCGTCGCAGTGTTCAGGTGGCCGGCAAGCCGACCCTGCCTGAGCATTTCAAGAACATGGGATTTGCCACCGCTGCTGGGGGCAAAATTTTTCATGCCAACCATGGCGGTCCTGATGGACGGCTCACCGGCTGGCATGGCGGGCGGCGCGGGTTTGAGCAGGATGCTGTCTGGGAAACACGTTTTCCTGAGCCCGGCGTGCAGATCCCGGATCTGCCCGTTCATACCGGTCAGAATTTCAATGGCCTGGACATGTGGCATTGGGACTGGGGCCAGCTTAATCTGCCGGATGAACTCACCGATGATGGAGCGGTGGTCACCTGGGCGTCTGATTACCTCAAAAAGAAACCCCGCAAACCCTTCTTCCTCTCCGTCGGTCTTTACCGGCCACACTCCCCATGGTACGTGCCGCAAAAGTATTTCGACCAGTTTCCACTGGAGAGCATCCAGTTGCCTGAGGTGAAGGAGGATGACTTGGCCGATGTCCCCGCTTTTGCCAAAGGCCACGACAAGCCCGGCAGCCATCATGATCTCATCACGCAAAAGGACAAATGGAAGGAAGCTGTGCAGGCCTATCTGGCCAATATCGCCTTTTGTGATGCCATGCTCGGCCGCCTGCTGGATGCCCTGGCCTCTGGCCCCAATGCCAAAAACACCATCGTCGTCTTCACTTCTGACCACGGTTGGTATCTGGGAGAAAAGAAGATGTGGCACAAGGGAAGGCTGTGGGAGGAGACCACCCGCGTCCCTCTCAGCATCTATGCTCCAGGCATCACCCAGGAAGACAGCGTCAGTGATCAGCCTGTATCTCTGATAGACCTGTTCCCCACTTTCTGTGATCTGGTGAAGGTGGCCAAACCTGAGCACCTGGATGGCCACAGCCTCCTGCCCTTGCTGCGCGATCCCTCCGCAAAAACGACCGGCCCGGCCATCACCACCATGGGGGGAGGGGACCGTGCCAGCTATGCGGCCCGCAGCGATCGCTGGCGTTACATCCGTTATGCCGATGGCAGTGAAGAATTCTACGATCATCAAAACGACCCGCATGAGTGGAACAACCTCGCCGGTGACCCTGCCCACGAGAGCGTGAAGCAGGAACTGGCGGCATACTTTCCCAAAGAGTTCAAACGCGCCTCCCGTCCCGCCGCCGAGGTGGGTGTGACCCCCAGTGCTGATGGCGGAGTCCACCTGAAACTCCAGATTGGTGATGAACTCAACGCTGAAGAATCCCCCAATATCCTCGGCAGCGGGCTGTTTATAGATGCCGCCTTTGAATACAATCCGCGTGTGGATTCCGACAGCACCTTGGTTTCCCAAGGAGGAGAGCAAATGGGCTGGTCGCTGCATCTCGTCGCGGGCAAGCCCACCCTCAGCATCTTGATGGATGGCAAAGCCACCTCCATCACGGGTGACGGGCTGACGGCGGGTCCGTGCAATGTCCGCGCGATGATTGATGCCGACGGGCTCATGTCTCTGGCCGTACCAGGTCGCAGCGAGGTCCTGGGCCCCACGCCATTCCCACACGGCTTCCCCACTCAGCCCAAACAAGGGCTGAGTGCAGGCCAGAGCTTCGGCCCGCTAGGTGCAAAAGCCTATCCCAACAGCACCCCTTGGGATGGCAGCATACAGCGCCTGCGTGTCACCATCACTCCACCGAAGGAAACCATCGCCAAGCCGGGCAATTGA
- the queD gene encoding 6-carboxytetrahydropterin synthase QueD gives MLMRCRIIKDFRFEAAQTLPNLPGDHKCTQMHGHSFKVEIAIEGEVDPHIGWVYDHAEISKAMKPLLDRMDHAYLNEIEGLENPTIENMAAWLWKKLSPQLPGLCEIVIYETPTARCVFRGEF, from the coding sequence ATTCTCATGCGCTGCCGCATCATTAAAGACTTCCGTTTCGAGGCCGCCCAAACGCTGCCTAACCTCCCTGGCGACCACAAGTGCACCCAGATGCACGGTCATAGTTTCAAAGTGGAGATCGCCATTGAGGGCGAGGTGGACCCGCACATCGGCTGGGTCTATGACCACGCCGAAATCAGCAAAGCCATGAAACCCCTGCTCGACCGCATGGACCACGCCTACCTCAATGAGATCGAAGGCCTGGAAAACCCCACCATCGAAAACATGGCCGCCTGGCTTTGGAAAAAGCTGTCACCCCAGCTTCCAGGCCTGTGCGAAATCGTCATCTACGAAACCCCGACGGCACGCTGTGTATTTCGTGGGGAGTTTTAA
- a CDS encoding transposase — MPRIGAINEHWPEAALVFNHFHIIKLPNELPPDRQILSYYDHPISSGIMEDINNKIRRLLRMAYGCRDVDFLHLCISTRSHESEIIFTGF, encoded by the coding sequence GTGCCCCGTATTGGAGCGATCAACGAGCACTGGCCTGAGGCCGCGCTGGTCTTCAACCACTTCCATATCATCAAGCTGCCCAACGAATTGCCTCCCGACAGGCAGATCCTCAGCTATTATGACCACCCGATCAGCTCCGGGATTATGGAGGACATCAACAACAAAATCAGACGCCTCTTACGCATGGCCTACGGCTGCCGTGACGTGGACTTCCTTCACCTGTGCATCTCTACGCGGAGCCATGAGTCAGAAATCATATTCACGGGCTTCTGA
- the sucD gene encoding succinate--CoA ligase subunit alpha → MAILVDTNTRILVQGITGDFGSRHAKASLDYGTQLVAGVTPGKGGQTFDHGSHKVPVFDSVSQAAKETGATVSVIFVPPPFAADAILEGVDAGMDLVVAITEGIPVNDMIRVKAAMKGSKTRLIGPNCPGLVTPGLGEKSHGGCRIGIAPGYIHKRGNVGVVSRSGTLTYEAVWQLTTRGYGQSTCVGIGGDPVNGTNHLDILKMFNEDPETEAIIMIGEIGGNAEVEAGRWAKDNCKKPIAAFIAGATAPPGRRMGHAGAIIGGADDTAEAKKRILSECGISVADSPADMAAALLKVWGK, encoded by the coding sequence ATGGCCATCCTCGTTGACACAAACACTCGCATTCTCGTCCAAGGCATCACGGGGGACTTCGGTTCCCGTCACGCCAAAGCCTCCCTTGATTATGGCACCCAGCTTGTGGCCGGTGTGACCCCTGGCAAAGGTGGCCAGACCTTTGACCATGGCAGCCATAAGGTGCCGGTGTTTGACTCCGTCTCTCAAGCCGCCAAAGAAACCGGCGCGACCGTCAGCGTCATCTTTGTGCCGCCCCCCTTTGCTGCCGATGCCATCCTGGAAGGCGTAGATGCCGGTATGGACCTCGTCGTCGCCATCACGGAAGGCATCCCGGTCAATGACATGATCCGCGTGAAGGCCGCCATGAAAGGCAGCAAGACCCGCCTCATCGGGCCGAACTGCCCCGGTCTGGTCACTCCTGGCCTGGGCGAAAAATCCCACGGCGGCTGCCGCATCGGCATCGCCCCCGGTTACATTCACAAGCGCGGCAATGTCGGCGTCGTCAGCCGCTCCGGCACCCTCACCTACGAGGCTGTCTGGCAGCTCACCACCCGTGGTTACGGTCAGAGTACCTGCGTCGGAATCGGTGGAGATCCGGTCAACGGCACCAACCATCTGGACATCCTCAAAATGTTCAACGAGGACCCGGAAACCGAAGCCATCATTATGATAGGCGAAATCGGCGGCAATGCCGAAGTGGAAGCCGGACGCTGGGCCAAGGACAACTGCAAGAAACCCATCGCCGCCTTCATCGCCGGTGCCACAGCTCCTCCAGGACGACGCATGGGCCACGCTGGCGCCATCATCGGCGGTGCAGATGACACGGCCGAAGCCAAGAAGCGCATCCTTTCCGAATGCGGCATCTCCGTCGCCGACTCCCCCGCAGACATGGCCGCCGCCCTGCTGAAGGTCTGGGGCAAGTAA
- a CDS encoding plastocyanin/azurin family copper-binding protein — MKKLAALTAIALLSINVAAQEADVAIIELKPHASNPLGYDKTDLTVKAGQQVKLTFNNTGSVAPQPHNFLLIKTGKEMAVGAQANQMMTDPQAMAKGYIPDASKDDILAHTKLIMPNGTETIEFTAPAEAGDYPYMCTFPGHWLLMKGVMHVTK; from the coding sequence ATGAAGAAATTAGCTGCCCTTACCGCCATCGCCCTGCTTTCCATCAACGTCGCCGCCCAGGAGGCCGACGTCGCCATCATTGAACTCAAGCCCCATGCCAGCAATCCGCTCGGCTATGACAAAACCGACCTCACCGTCAAAGCCGGCCAGCAGGTAAAACTGACCTTCAACAACACTGGCAGCGTGGCCCCCCAGCCGCATAACTTCCTGCTCATCAAAACCGGCAAGGAGATGGCCGTAGGTGCCCAGGCCAACCAGATGATGACCGACCCTCAGGCCATGGCCAAGGGTTACATCCCGGATGCCTCCAAAGATGACATCCTGGCTCATACCAAGCTGATCATGCCCAACGGCACGGAAACCATCGAATTCACGGCCCCTGCGGAAGCTGGTGACTATCCCTACATGTGCACCTTCCCCGGCCACTGGCTGCTCATGAAAGGCGTGATGCACGTTACGAAATAA